A region from the Deinococcus sp. QL22 genome encodes:
- a CDS encoding NADPH:quinone oxidoreductase family protein, whose amino-acid sequence MTVPQTNEAQTYQAVLCQAFDEPETLTVQARPMPIPGPGEVLIAVRAAGVNYPDALMVQGLYQVRPTLPFVPGAEAAGVIDAVGEGVTHLAVGVRVAAFTGTGAFASHLIASAGAVMPLPDGMEFDVAACLPLAYGTSMHALSDRAALKAGETLLVLGAAGGVGLAAVAIGKAMGARVIAAAGTDEKVSLCLQHGADAGINYTSGNLRDELKALTDGKGPDVIFDPVGGDYTEAAFRSIGWGGRFLVVGFAAGGVPKLPLNLPLLKGASVVGVFWGEFARRNPRGNAANLARLAGWVMDGTLRPLISARYSLERTPEALRALLNREVTGKVVVTP is encoded by the coding sequence ATGACTGTCCCCCAAACCAACGAAGCCCAGACCTATCAAGCCGTGCTGTGCCAAGCTTTCGACGAACCCGAAACCCTGACCGTACAGGCGCGTCCCATGCCCATCCCTGGCCCCGGCGAAGTCCTGATTGCCGTGCGTGCGGCGGGCGTCAATTACCCCGACGCGCTGATGGTGCAGGGCTTGTATCAGGTGCGCCCAACGCTGCCGTTCGTGCCGGGGGCTGAGGCGGCGGGCGTGATAGACGCGGTGGGGGAGGGCGTGACCCATCTGGCGGTGGGCGTGCGGGTGGCGGCGTTCACAGGTACGGGCGCGTTCGCCTCGCACCTGATTGCCTCTGCCGGGGCCGTGATGCCTTTGCCGGACGGCATGGAATTTGATGTGGCCGCCTGCCTGCCGCTGGCGTACGGCACGTCCATGCACGCCCTGTCTGACCGCGCTGCACTGAAGGCCGGAGAAACCCTGCTGGTGCTGGGCGCGGCGGGCGGCGTGGGCCTCGCGGCGGTAGCGATTGGCAAGGCGATGGGAGCGCGGGTCATCGCGGCGGCGGGCACGGACGAAAAGGTCAGCCTGTGCCTGCAACACGGGGCCGATGCGGGCATCAACTACACGTCGGGCAACTTGCGTGACGAATTGAAAGCCCTGACGGACGGCAAAGGGCCGGACGTGATTTTTGACCCGGTGGGCGGCGATTACACCGAAGCGGCATTCCGGTCTATCGGCTGGGGCGGGCGCTTTCTGGTGGTCGGGTTTGCGGCGGGCGGCGTGCCGAAGCTGCCGCTGAACTTGCCCCTGCTGAAGGGCGCGTCGGTGGTGGGCGTCTTCTGGGGCGAGTTTGCCCGCCGCAATCCGCGTGGCAACGCCGCGAATCTGGCGCGGCTGGCAGGTTGGGTCATGGACGGTACGCTGCGCCCCCTAATCAGCGCCCGCTATTCCTTGGAGCGCACGCCGGAAGCCCTCCGCGCCCTGCTGAACCGGGAAGTCACGGGCAAAGTGGTGGTCACGCCTTGA